Proteins found in one Magnolia sinica isolate HGM2019 chromosome 5, MsV1, whole genome shotgun sequence genomic segment:
- the LOC131246787 gene encoding uncharacterized protein LOC131246787, with product MGPIVVASQLATGLGVLAGAMLVKSVMEQKPMSGGCPSCNGTGRVSCLCTRWSDGDVGCRTCAGSGRMACSSCGGTGTGRPLPVQVSVRGNRPSS from the coding sequence ATGGGTCCGATCGTGGTGGCGTCCCAGCTAGCGACTGGTTTGGGCGTGCTGGCCGGTGCGATGCTGGTGAAATCGGTGATGGAGCAGAAGCCCATGTCAGGTGGGTGCCCGAGTTGCAACGGGACGGGTCGAGTCAGCTGCCTCTGCACTCGTTGGTCGGATGGAGACGTTGGGTGCCGCACGTGCGCTGGGTCAGGCCGGATGGCTTGCAGCAGCTGCGGTGGGACAGGGACCGGCCGGCCGCTCCCGGTCCAGGTGTCCGTACGTGGCAATCGACCCTCTTCGTGA
- the LOC131246788 gene encoding chlorophyll a-b binding protein, chloroplastic, protein MASVCASSSAVAAVAISSSSSQKSGNGLGATKASFLGGRKLRQGKLMAPMGRRSFTVSAAAAPAPDRPLWFPGSTPPPWLDGSLPGDFGFDPLGLGSDPESLRWNQQAEIVHCRWAMLGAAGIFIPEFLTKIGILNTPSWYTAGELEYFTDKTTLFIVELIFIGWAEGRRWADIIKPGCVNTDPIFPNNKLTGTDVGYPGGLWFDPLGWGTGSPEKLKELRTKEIKNGRLAMLAVMGAWFQAIYTGTGPIDNLFAHLADPGHATIFAAFTPK, encoded by the exons atgGCATCTGTCTGTGCTTCTTCTTCTGCTGTTGCAGCTGTTGCAATTTCTTCTTCCAG TTCTCAGAAGAGTGGAAATGGTTTGGGAGCAACAAAGGCCTCTTTCCTAGGAGGGAGGAAACTGAGACAAGGGAAGTTGATGGCGCCGATGGGGCGGCGATCCTTCACCGTTTCGGCAGCAGCAGCACCGGCACCAGATAGACCACTGTGGTTCCCCGGCAGCACCCCTCCACCATGGCTTGATGGAAG CCTTCCTGGAGATTTTGGTTTTGATCCTCTCGGCCTTG GATCTGATCCAGAGAGCCTGAGATGGAACCAACAAGCTGAGATTGTGCATTGCAGGTGGGCCATGCTCGGTGCTGCTGGCATTTTCATCCCTGAATTCTTAACGAAGATCGGCATCCTAAACACCCCTTCATGGTACACCGCCGGAGAGCTCGAGTACTTCACTGACAAGACCACCCTATTCATTGTTGAGCTCATCTTCATCGGGTGGGCCGAGGGGAGAAGGTGGGCTGACATCATCAAGCCTGGGTGTGTGAACACAGACCCCATCTTCCCTAACAACAAGCTCACTGGAACTGACGTGGGCTACCCAGGTGGGCTATGGtttgacccacttggatggggaACCGGTTCTCCTGAGAAGCTCAAGGAGCTGAGGACAAAGGAGATCAAGAATGGAAGATTGGCCATGTTGGCTGTGATGGGTGCATGGTTCCAAGCCATATACACCGGCACGGGCCCCATTGACAACCTCTTTGCCCACCTCGCCGACCCCGGCCATGCCACCATTTTCGCT GCCTTCACACCGAAGTGA